In the Populus trichocarpa isolate Nisqually-1 chromosome 1, P.trichocarpa_v4.1, whole genome shotgun sequence genome, AGTATGCATTCATTATCATTGTAATTCCTTTGGGGATGTCATGTCCTGCAAGTTTGCAATCTTCACGGCATACTCTATCAAATAAAGGCACTGGTGGATGTAGTCTCATTGCCTCCTTCACACATGCTTGAAAATAAGGCATATTTGGGATATCTGCTTCATCTGCAAGTCTCTCTGTCCCGACAACTGAATCTATCTCCTCTCTCAGCTTCTTGAATGATGCAGGATGGTTGACAAGCTCCCCTAAGATCCATAGTACGGCATCTGCTGTAGTACTCGTACCTCCAGTGAAAAGATCCTGAGAAAAGGATTGAAAGGGATATTCATTAAGACAGTTTATTATTGACAACTCATCCCAACATGTATAATTACAAGAAAGATTTGTAAATTAATGAAGAAGGGAAAtggatgaaagaaaaattaccaGAAAGAAAGTCTTCATTTGCTTCCTGGTTATCCTCATTTCAGCATTTTTATCATGATAAACTTCCAAGAGAATATCCATCAAGTCTTTATTCTCCATGTGTGGACCTcctctctttgctttttcctcATGCTCTACCAAGATGTTCTCAAACAATTCATCATACCTTTTGGGCACAGCagcaattttctttcttaagtACCAAGTACCTATCCTTTTCAAGGGACCAAACAAGTTACATACAGCAAGCTTTGCAGCCAGATCAAAGGATTCACTCACCAGCCCTCTACACTGATCAGCCTGATTATCTTCCCCCGAACACCTAGCACTCATGATCATCCTGCAAGTAGCATTGTTTGCTAGTGTTAATACCTCAGCACTCAAATctgcaacatcatttttttgACCTATCTCCAACATTTTAGACAAAAATCTCACAACTTCTTCATGCCTAACATTCTTTAACTTCTTCATCTGGCTGCTCCCCAACAATTCTGTCATGCAAATCTTCTTCATGAATTTCCAGTAATCCCCATATGGGGCATTGAAAAAGCTTGTTGAGCTTCCAAATAGTAAATTATCCTCAAAGGGGGATTTTATTCTAGAGGCAAAATGGACATCTTGTGCCTTGAAGATCTCAGTGGCCACTGGAGCTGATGAGACAAGAACAGCAGGATACGTGGCCAAACGGAGATAGAGGAGAGGGCCATATTTGTTGTTGAGAGCATGGAAGCCTTTGTATGCTACTGGGGTTAGTAAATGGAGGTGACCGATCAAAGGAAGTGTTGGTGGGCTTGGAGGGGGGCAATAACCGGCAGGTTTCTTGCCGGGTCTCTTGAAAATGTATTGAAGAAAGACGGTGATAAACCAGAGGACAAAGAGGGCAATGACATATTGAATGGCAGTCATGGCAGCCATTTGACTAGAAAAAGCTGGCTAGCAAATGGTGAGTATATCGACGTTCTGAACTAGAGTTGTTATGCATTTATAACTAACCTCTCACTAGGTTTCATTTCAGGGAATCATTTtctgaggatttttttttttaaaaaaaaaaaagaagtcatcaATATGAATTTGTTGAAATCGAGTTTGAATGAGTAGGGGATTTGTATTAGTCAATGCATACGTTCGATGAAAAACTTGGCATGCAttctatctaaaataaaaaaacataaaaaaaataagaaaaataaagtaaagtaaagaaaaaaaataaaaataaatagtaaccAGATGTAAAACAAAGATCATgctacatatttttattatatttttataaaaataatgttatcatCTCATAGGAAAATTCGTTGATGGGATAACGGATGACTGTCTCatggaaaaattaaatcaaaagggTATTGTAAGGCACCCCTTATTAACTCACAGGTTCAAattcacatctttttttttagaaaacttatttatttatttattattgaagaTATGATGAGAAAACACATAATCATGAACTAATGCGACATTAATCCTGTAATGTTCTAAAACTCGATCTGAAACTAATTCGAACTGCTCATTTGAGTGATTTTccgattgaaaaagaaaatgtccTTCTGGGGCCATAAAAGGtctcttcttttttgctttAGCAACAAGAAGCAATATAGTACTTTTCAAACTTCATTCGATATTTGAATTTCGACAAGTTATTCACGTTGATATATATATGGCCAGAATTTCGAGTGTGGCTTTCAACTTCAAGGAAAGGAACTGAATGCTGAGTGGATAAATTAGCTGATGGGCCACTTCAAATTCTCTTTCAAATTTCGTTCTTGATGTATATGAGTGTGTTGCTGTAGCCATGTGGCCCATGCTATGAGAGCTTGGGATCTTTATGAGTCAGGGCACATATGACTCGATCGGTGCATTTTGCCGCGCACTAATTAATGGGAACATGCAGTTTGATCAATATCGACAATAATTGGGTTTAATGGAGTTTTTCTAAATCATCCATGGTTTCAACCAAGTATGAATGGGTTTAATGAAATCTTTGGATTAAGATAGTcttgatttaaatatataattaatagatTTGGCTTAATGATAACATGATATAAATTCAAAccatttatttaaaacaaaggtTTAAGTTTCTCGTTTATGATTGTTTCCATGAAGAAAGAGTAGTGCTTACTTTCTCCATGGTTACATGTTTTAATTTCGAGGGGACGATAAACATGCTGcagcaacaaaataataatcatttacACCAAAAGAAACCagcaaaaatagaaaacatggATGTTTATGAGTCTCATAccgattactttttaaaatattttttatttaaaaatatattaaagttgaaaaaatataaatttcctTTGAATTGCAAACAAaagaagttttgttttgttcttccaGTCGATTATATTTTCTTCCGTCAGTATTTTGATATTGATCATCAAGACTactgtatatttttaaaaaaaaaaatggaaatagtCAGATCCTTTTTCTTTGGATTGGGAAATTAAAGTCAATTTTGAACGCGGAATTTGACTTTCAGCGGTTTAAGAGGTGGTATTATTCTACcgtaaaactataaatatatataccgCATCATAGACCAGCCCTGGCTTAATTTATTATAGTAA is a window encoding:
- the LOC7463865 gene encoding cytochrome P450 705A5, which produces MAAMTAIQYVIALFVLWFITVFLQYIFKRPGKKPAGYCPPPSPPTLPLIGHLHLLTPVAYKGFHALNNKYGPLLYLRLATYPAVLVSSAPVATEIFKAQDVHFASRIKSPFEDNLLFGSSTSFFNAPYGDYWKFMKKICMTELLGSSQMKKLKNVRHEEVVRFLSKMLEIGQKNDVADLSAEVLTLANNATCRMIMSARCSGEDNQADQCRGLVSESFDLAAKLAVCNLFGPLKRIGTWYLRKKIAAVPKRYDELFENILVEHEEKAKRGGPHMENKDLMDILLEVYHDKNAEMRITRKQMKTFFLDLFTGGTSTTADAVLWILGELVNHPASFKKLREEIDSVVGTERLADEADIPNMPYFQACVKEAMRLHPPVPLFDRVCREDCKLAGHDIPKGITMIMNAYSIMRDPKIWDNPNDFIPERFLTEHDSTKGPQNLQIYVPFGGGRRMCPGTNMSSSLINCSVSAMVQCFDWKVVGGDGPDGSKVNMDTKAGVTMSLDKPFMSTPVLHRNLFSA